Genomic segment of Molothrus aeneus isolate 106 chromosome 3, BPBGC_Maene_1.0, whole genome shotgun sequence:
CTGGGGGACATCATGAGTGACACCAGTGTCACCTGGGGGGGACATTCTGAGGGACACCAGTGTCAcctggggggctggggacaccctgagggacaccagtgtcacctgctggggacaccctgagggacaccagtgtcacctggggggctggggacaccctgagtGACACCAGTGTCACCTGGGGGGGACATTCTGAGGGACACCAGTGTCAcctggggggctggggacaccctgagggacaccagtGTCACCTGCTGGGGACATTCTGAGGGACACCAGTGTcacctgaggggctggggacatccTGAAGGACACCAGGGTCAcctggggggctggggacactctgAGGGACACCAGGGTCACCTGGGGGGCTAGGGAAATCCTGAGGGACACCAGTGTCACCATGccagggggctggggacatTAGGAGTGACATCAGTGTCACCTTGTCCCCATGCTTGGCGGGTCTGGGGACATTAGGAGTGGCACCaactgtccccctgtccccatgcctggAGGATCTGGAGTCTGGGGGACATCATGAGTGACACCAGTGTCACCTGCTGGGGACATCCTGAGTGACACCAGTGTCAcctggggggctggggacaccctgagtGACACCAGTGTCACCTGCTGGGGACATTCTGAGGGACACCAGGGTCAcctggggggctggggacaccctgagggacaccagtgacactgctggggacatCCTGAGTGACACCAGGGTCAcctggggggctggggacaccctgagtGACACCAGTGTCACCTGGCACCGTGCACAGGAGGTCTGGGTgcccttttccttctgctggggAATGtgggggcatttggggtttGAGGGGAAGGTGCCacctgctgtcactgtcactgccactgtgtcattgtcattgtgtcactgtgtcattgtcactgtgtcactgtcattgtcattgtcattgtcattgtgtcactgtcactgtgtcactgtcactgccactgtcactgtgtcactgccactgtcattgtcactgtcactgtcattgtgtcactgtcactgtgtcattgtcattgtcattgtcactgtgtcattgtcactgtcattgtcattgccactgccactgtcactgtgtcactgtcactgtcactgtgtcactgtcactgtcactgtgtcacttgTGTCACTATGCCagtcactgtcattgtcactgtcactgtcattgccactgccactgtcactgtgtcactgtcactgtcactgtcattgtcactgtgtcactgtcactgccactgtcactgtcattgtcattgtgtcactgtcattgtcactgtcactgtcactgtcactgtcattgtgTCATTGtactgtcattgtcactgtgccactgtcattgtcactgtgtcactgtcactgtgtcactgtcactgtgtcactgtcactgtcattgtcattgtcactgtgtcactgccactgtcactgtgtcactgtcactgtgtcactgtcactgtgtcactgtcactgtgtcactgtcactgtcactgtcactgtcactgtcattgtcactgtttcactgtcactgtgtcactgtgtcactgccactgtcactgccactgtcactgtgtcactgtttcactgccactgtcactgccactgtcactgccactgtcactcctgggtgggcactgggatggtcccGAGGGAAGGtgaagatcccaaaccaggatgggctcagctggggctggaaggagcctcctggtgggatttgggatctcctGAGACTGGAAGGAGCctcctggagggatttgggatctcctggggctggaaggagcctcctggtgggatttgggatctcctggggctggaaggagcctcctggtgggatttgggatctcctggggctggaaggagcctcctggtgggatttgggatctcctggggctggaaggggcctcctggtgggatttgggatctcctggggctggaaggagcctcctggtgggatttgggatctcctGAGACTGGAAGGAGCCtcctggtgggatttgggatctccaggggctggaaggagcctcctggtgggatttgggatctcctggggctggaaggagcctcCTGGTGGGATTTGGGTTCTCCTGAGGTTTGAAGGAGCctcctggagggatttgggatctccaggggctggaaggagcctcctggtgggatttgggatctcctGAGGCTGGAAGGAGCCTCCCTGGGTGGTTCTGGACGTTCTTCCCTGAGGATTCCCGGCCCGCTCCAAggtggggacaggagccacTTCCAGGAGAATTGTCACCTCAGCCTGGTGGCCCAGGAGCCCGGGATGTCCCTGCCAGGACCTTGGAGCTGTCACCTCTGTGGGATCCAtcacctccagcagctcagggcctCCCAAAGCCTTGGAGATGCCAGGAGAGGACACCCAGACCCTTCCAAAGCCCTGGAGATGCCAGGAGAGGACCTCAGACCCTTCCAAAGCCCTGGAGATGCCAGGAGAGGACCTCAGACCCTCCCAAAGCCTGGGAGATGCCAGGAGAGGACCTCAGACCCTTCCAAAGCCCTGGAGATGCCAGGAGAGGACCTCAGCTCATCTCAGACCCTCCCAAAGCCCAGGAGATGCAGCTCAGACCCTTCCAAAGCCTTGGAAATGCAGCTCAGACCCTCCCAAAGCCTTGGAGATGCCAGGAGAGGACCTCAGACCCTTCCAAAGCCCTGGAGATGCAGCTCAGACCCTTCCAAAGCCTTGGAGATGCCAGGAGAGGACACCCAGACCCTTCCAAATCCTTGGAGATGCCAGGAGAGGACCTCAGACCCTCCCAAATCCTTGGAGATGCCAGGAGAGGACACCCTCGGTGTCTCCCCAAGGCGCCATCCCACAAGACCCCCGCCACCGCCTGGTTTGGGGACAATTCTCCctcttttgggattttggggggagcCCTCAGCAGAGGCCGGGAGGAGCCGGCggagctccagccctgagaGACCACGGCGGGAGCAGCGGCACCAGGGTGGTGGTGCCAAGGTGGAGAGAGGTCCTGCAGAGGTCTGGGGCCATGAGAGCCCCCCCAGATGTCCCCCGGCTCCTCTGGGTGTGAGCAGGTCCCCGTTGTCCCATCCCATGGGAATTCCTCGGGTTTATggggcacaaaaaaaaaaggaggttttGGTGAATTTCCAGGAATAAATCCCGAATTTGTTCTTGGGTGGAGGAACCATGGGAAGGATGGACCTGCTGTGAGGAGCGGGACGGAGCGAGGGGTGgattgaggggaaaaaggatCAGAAATGGGTCTGAGGGTTTGAGGAGAGGATGGGAATCCCCACCTGGCTCGGGTGAACCCAGTCTGAAGGGTCCCACCACGATGGAGACACTGGGATGGAGATGAGGACAACCCTTCCCTCCCGGGCCGTCCACCCACGGTGCCTCCCGGAGCTCACCGAGTTTGGCTCTTCCACGATTTGCTCCTGGATGGTTTCCCCTGGTGACACCGAAAAAGGAATCTCCTTGTCCATTCTGGCCTGGAAAGGAACGAGACACAACCATGGTGGGGTTGGTGGCACCACAAAGGACTTTTCACATCCTGTAAGCTTGGAAAGGAATGAGACCCAACCGTGGTGGTTTGGTGGCACCACAAAAAGGAATTTCCATGTCCTGTCTGGCCTGGAAAAAGTTGAGACCCAACCATGGTGGGTTTGGTGGCATCAAAACCCCacggcagggacagggccatgTTCATGGCCTGGAAAGGGATGAGACACAACCATGGTGGGGTTGGTGACACCAGAAAAGAACTTTTCATGTCCTGTCAAGCTTGGAAAAGGATGAGACACAACCATGGTGGGTTTGGTGGCACCAAAAAAGGAATTTCCATGTCCTGTCTGGCCTGGAAGGAGTTGAGACAACCCTGGTGGGTTTGGTGGCACCACAAAGAGTTTGCATGTCCTGTCAAGCTTGGAAAGGAACGAGACCCAACCATGGTGGGGTTGGTGACATCAAAAAAAGGAGTTGAGCAtctccagcaccttccagccctctgggagcccagcaggggcTTGGGCAGGAGGCacctctgaggagctgccagcaccttCCCGTGGGCAATTCCAATGGGCTGGGTGTCAGGATGGGTGCTGGTGTTGGGATGAGTGTCAGGATGGGTGTCAGGATGGGTGTTGGGATGGGTGTCAGTGTCCGGATGGGTGTCAGGACAGGTGTTGGGATTGGTGTTGGGATGGGTGTCAGTGTCGGGATGGGTGTCAGTGTCGGGATGGGTGCTGGTGTTGGGATGAGTGTCAGGATGGGTGTCAGGATGGGTGTTGGGATGGGTGCTGGTGTTGGGATGGGTGTCAGGACAGGTGTTGGGATTGGTGTTGGGCTGGGTGTCAGGATGGGTGTCGGGATGGGTGTCAGTGTCGGGATGGGTGTCAGTGTCGGGATGGGTGTCAGTGTTGGGTGTCGGTGTCAGTGTTGGGTGTTGGTGTCAGGTTGGGTGTCAGGTTGGATGTTGGGGATGCTCCAGCATCGCGGTGACGCCACCATTCCCCCAACCCCTCAGATCCTATCCCCTGGTACCACCCCTCCGACCCTGTCCCCCTTGTCCCCTCAGATCTGCATCCAAGCTGTGCCCCGTGCCACCTGGGAACTGTGCACTGCCACCACCTGAGGGTCACCAGCCCCTGACCCTGTCCCCCTTGTCCCCTCAGATCTGCATCCAAGCCATGCCCCGTGCCACCCAGGAGCTGTGCACTGCCAccacagctccctgtccctgtcccccttgTCCCCTCAGATCTGCATCCAAGCCGTGCCCCGTGCCACCCAGGAGCTGTGCACTGCCACCATCCGAGGGTCACCACGGCCCCCTGACCCTGTCCCCCTTGTCCCCTCAGATCTGCATCCAAGCCATGCCCCGTGCCACCCAGGAGCTGTGCACTGCCACCATCCGAGGGTCACCAcggctccctgtccctgtcccccttgTCCCCTCAGATCTGCATCCTGGAGTGCGAAGGCCAAGCCGTGCCCCGCGCCACCTGGGAGCTGTGCGCTGCCACCATCCGAGGGTcaccgcggccccgccgcctctCCGGCCGGCCCTGGCCCTCGGGCACGTCCCcctgggcccagccccagcacgaggaggaggaggaggaagagcaggaggacaTTTCCCGGCGGCCGGGCGCGGACCGGGCGGCCAAGGGGGTGCAGAAGAGGTACGGGGGCTTCATCGGGGTGCGCAAGTCGGCGCGGAAGTGGAACAACCAGAAGAGGTTTAGCGAGTTCCTGAAGCAGTACCTGGGCATGGCGCCGCGCTCCAGTGAGTACGGCCGCGGCGGCGCCGGCGACGCCAACGAGATCTAAACGGGATCCAAGCGTGGGATCCAAGCATGGCATCCAACCCTCCACACCCCGCCCGCCACATCCCATGGGTGCCATCCTACAAGGGGGCCATCACCAAGAGAAAAAATCCCATTCGGAAACACGGCTCGGAAACGCCGGCGCCGCCACAGGGAGGGACACGGCGGGAGGGACCTtgggggcagatttggggcGCCCTTGGGTCACCCTTGGGGGCACCCTCGGGGTCACCTTGGGGGCACCTTCAGGTCACCCTAGGGATCACTTTGGGGGCACCCTCGGGGTCACCTTGGGGGCACCTTCAGGTCATCCTCAGGGTCACCTTAGGGGGCACCTTTCGGGCACCCTGAGATCCCTTTTGGGGGCACCTTTGGGGGCACCTTCAGGTCACCCTCAGGGTCACCTTCGGGGCACCTTCGAGTCACCTTCAGGTCACCCTAGGGGTCACTTTGGGGGCACCTTCAGGTCACCCTAGGGATCACTTTGGGGGCACCCTCGGGGTCACCTTGGGGGCACCTTCAGGTCACCCTTGGGGGCACCTTAGGGGGCACCTTTGGGACACCCTGATATCCCTTTGGGGTCACCTCGGGGGCACCTTCAGGTCACCCTTGGGGGCACCTTAGGGGCACCTTTCGGGCACCCTGAGATCCCCTTTGGGGGCACCTTAGGGGGCACCTTTTTGGTCATCCTCAGGGTCACCTTTGGGGGCGCATTTGGGGCACCTTCAGGGTCATCTTGGGGGCAACTTTGGGGTCACCCTCAGGGTCACCTTTGGGGGCAGCTTTGGGGCACCTTCGAGTCACCTTCAGGTCACCCTAGGGGTCACTTTGGGGGCACCTTTGGGGCACCTTCAGGGTCATCTTGAGGGCAACTTTGGGGCACCTTGGGGCTGCTTTTGAGGTGACCTTCAGGTCACCCTCAGGGTCACCTTGGGGGCACCTTTAAGGTCACCCTCAGGGTCACCTTTGGAGGCACCTTTGGGGTCACCATCGGGGTGACCACCAGAGTTGCCTTTAAAGTCATCTTTGGGGTTGCCCTTGTGGTCACCCTTGGGTTCATGGCCACTCCATGACTTTATGGTCACCCTTGGGGTCACCTTGAGGTCACCCTTGGGGTCACTGTTGTGGTCACCTTCATGGTCACCTCTGGGGTCACCCTCAGGGTCACCTTCAAGGTCACCCTTGTGGTCACCTTCGTGGTCACCTTCATGGTCACCCTCGGGGCTGCTTTCATGGTCACCTTCGGGGGCACCTTCAGGGTCATCTTTGGGGTTGCCCTCAGGGTCACCTTTGGGGTCACCTTTGTGGTTGCCTTCGGGCACCTTTGAGGTCACCTTTGGGGGCACctttggggtcacccccccttcGAGGTCACCTTTGGGAGCACCTTCGAGGTCGCTTTTGGGCTCACCTGTGGAGTCACCTTTGGGGTCACCCTCAGGGTCACCTCTGGGGTGACCTCACCTTCAAGATCACCTCCAGGGCCACCTTTGGGGGCACCTTCAGGCCCACCCTCACGGTCACCTTTGGGGTCACCTCCCCTTTGAGGTCACCTTTGGGGTCACCTTTGGTGTCACCTCCCAGGTCACCACTGGGGTCACCCTCAGTGTTGCCCTCAGGGTCACCTCCAGGGTCGGGGTCACCCTCAGGGTCACCTTTGGGGTCACCTTTGGGGTCACCCTCAGGGTCACCCCTGGAGCCACCCTCAGGGTCACCTTTGGGACgttcccagggctgccctcaggGTCACCTTTGGGGTCACCTTTGGGGTCACCTTTGAGGTCGCCCTCAGGGTCACCTTTGGGTcattcccagggctgccctcaggGTGGCCTTTGGGGTCACCTTCGGTGTCACCTTTGGGGTCACCCTCAGGGTCACCTTTGGGGTCACCTTCGGTGTCACCTTTGGGGTCACCCTCAGGGTCACCTTCAGGGTCAGGGTCACCACTGGGGTCACCCTCAGGGTCACCTTTGGGTCATCCCCAGGCTGCCCTCAGGGTCACCTCCGGTGTCACCTTTGGGGTCACCTTCAGCGTCACTTTGGGGCCACTTTTGGGGTCACCTTCAAGGTCACTTTTGGGTCACCCCTAGGTTGCCCTCGGTGTCACCCTCGGTGTccccctcggtgtcccctgccggggctgctgctccaggtccAGCAGGGGTCGGTTCCCCCCAataaaaaattgggaaaaaataatcaaaaatccaaataaatacgggaaatgttaaaaaaaaaggaggttttttttttgtaaatgaaattgaaaaattaaaaaatgtaatttaatttaaaattttaaaattccatgGAGATTTGAAATAGAATTTTGAAATAATGttaaataaagaagaaaatttcaaatttcaagaCATGAAAATCAAATCATTTCAggataaatggaaaatatttaaaagaaatcaaaagaagtttcaaaaaactttaaaagaaatagagGATAAATTTCAAAGATATTGTGAAGAAATAAAGgacaaatttcaaaaatattttcaaaaaggaataaaaaagagatttcaaaaatattctgaagagataaagagataaaaatttaaaaaatttttaaaatatttaaaagcaataaagaatgaaatggaattatttaaaataaataaaagattggtcaaaattatttaaaagaagtttaaaaaatgagtttaaatatttaaagtaaatggaagaaaagcatttaaaataaattttaaaggtgaataaaatttgaattaaattcaattaaataaaaagaaatagctagaaaaaatgtaaataaatttataaaaattaaagaaataaaaaacccaagaaaaataaaatgaagaaaaatgaaaataaattaaaattaaataaaaatataaagaaatataaataaaaataaattaaacaaaatgaatttttaaaaaattaaaataaatcgAAGTAGAACCCCATTTCAAATTAACCAATTCCTGCCCAGAACTCTCCAGTCCCATGCTgcaattcccaaaaaaatcccaaatttgggagaattttcacatttttccacgtttttaaattaaaatttttcctattttaccCCTCCCTGGCTGGAATCTCCCAAAATTGCGGGAGAGGAATTCCAAAATTCTAAAAttcaaaaattctgaaattccaAAATTCCCCTCCCCACTCTTGGCTCAGCTGCTTTggcctttccttctttttttaccattttccccccattttttacatttttttttctcttttccccctttattcccaacttttaaaatttttttctcttttttcccttttttcccccttttaattttttcctctatttttcccctttttcccttctttatttcccattttccaccacttttcaaattatttttttctcttttttccccactttttacattttccctttatttccctttttccccactctttaaacttttttctctttattttccttttccccctttctttcctctatttaatctcattttattttcctttccttttccccattttattttggtggtttttattcttttccccttcctttcccccatttcatttcctattttttccttttcacttcttcattttattttgtattttcccctctttcttttccctattaaattttattttttaataattttcccCCTATCTTttccacattttattttgtattttttccccttccttttccccattttatttttttattttccccctctctttccCCCATTTCACTCCgccctttttttattttcccttccttttccttattttatttcattttatttcattttattttaattttcctcttccttttccccattttatcttgtatttttccccctttctttcctctatttaatttcattttgttttcttttccccttccttgtccccattttatctcctttttttttaattttattttccccttccttttccctatttcattttatatattttttttccttttcccctttcttttccccccgttattttatattttctgtagCGTTCCGGCACCGCCTCC
This window contains:
- the PNOC gene encoding prepronociceptin, with amino-acid sequence MRAVLWDLLLLLLWLCARARGDCRGDCLHCERLPHRHRLDLLICILECEGQAVPRATWELCAATIRGSPRPRRLSGRPWPSGTSPWAQPQHEEEEEEEQEDISRRPGADRAAKGVQKRYGGFIGVRKSARKWNNQKRFSEFLKQYLGMAPRSTFRHRLPARPRPN